A genomic window from Henningerozyma blattae CBS 6284 chromosome 3, complete genome includes:
- the YTA7 gene encoding chromatin segregase YTA7 (similar to Saccharomyces cerevisiae YTA7 (YGR270W); ancestral locus Anc_5.34), which produces MAAEADDKDMYEDNEAIANSEQNISSINSTNNNDDAYRGDGGNDDEDDEEDEITMSNKRSRLRSKRLSRSARIGDDEDESFHEDEKDEDDMYDEDDYTDEDEQLLANNPERERRRQDRNFVVQDQDSDDNYDYSTRRSSRRSTRISGRRSTRNSKRKSAQSNSTSPPPLRNLRSRTVRYDTSNNANNGYIESDNGNGEVLSLQEELRDLRSDDPPQTEKRFLRERTKHIDYTLPPPLPDPSSTNYNSTILNTSFRNTAARNSPKKRPLGNTGPLRRLFPTGGPFGGNDVITVFGKNTNFYYQNSNGVFNSLLKENEKSTTDSFDQNINASLQSNSLTSQQPSSAAGAGAGAGAITSANISIFNQPTLATPTNIPGQITNNNNNNTNKRMFDSDSSDDEILPFGTKSTKNSNTSSLNKKKKKKPEIADLDPLGVDMNINFDDVGGLDNYIDQLKEMVSLPLLYPELYQNFNISPPRGVLFHGPPGTGKTLMARALAASCSSDDRKITFFMRKGADILSKWVGEAERQLRLLFEEAKKNQPSIIFFDEIDGLAPVRSSKQEQIHASIVSTLLALMDGMDNRGQVIVIGATNRPDAVDPALRRPGRFDREFYFPLPDLEAREKIIGIHTKKWNPPLSSEFRKTLARLTKGFGGADLRALCTDAVLISIQRQYPQIYRSNKKLKIDPTSVKININDFMIALEKLIPSSARSTGDITQPLPQSIEPLLDKQFGEIKLIIDKILPQDLIKAKNLNSNSLIQQFIDYEEYVDSDDDDLINGNNFKDKKVLDENDKVFIKHKLLKRISDSRIFKPNLLIIGPPGNGQQYIGSAILNHLEHFNTQTLDIASVLSDSLKTMEAVVTQCFVEARKRQPSAIFIPNIDIWCNSVSINVIMTLVSLFRSLQSNEKILLIGIAEGNNYYDDHNNILADTNDSDNDKFSSITRKISKKQNILQMFQDPEVANKLALLDFGTNISFVHRPELSQRKKFFESLSDILTMKPTQFNERIKRRKPLPNLPLASDDDIDALNGTSSSLTKDEKIRSYLKSYQHQDMKLKNVLKIKLSGLMDLFKNRYKRFRKPPIDDALLIHLFEPEIYANTDIQPEYVKDGNMILEVSTGRKFFNMDLDVIEERLWNGFYSEPRQFLKDIEMIYYDANVIGERERTIKASEMFANAQMGIEDISIPEFIKECKATNKRDLLRQEMFLKDEQIRLANEQDTTKDLVAAEAKDLSSSNDFLPGNESIVPHVEAPATAELEVGAGNQLQTQLQIVGDENIRATAGLDTTLQTSELDPVETKEMHIPADDNNENALSQEAPVSNKATAISSILNETSSPRGSFTDKSIQSTSEETPISNKQDTDILNEEEVVEKVEKDLHVYILDEQKMNKIIGEIIKQTKGFTVSELESLYSELVEIVWNDRLNWDKTETLEKLLEYI; this is translated from the coding sequence ATGGCTGCAGAAGCAGATGATAAAGATATGTATGAAGATAATGAGGCCATTGCAAATTCAGAACAAAACATATCTTCTATCAAttctactaataataatgacgATGCCTACCGAGGGGATGGCGgcaatgatgatgaagatgatgaagaggATGAAATTACTATGTCTAATAAACGATCCAGACTGAGATCAAAAAGACTTTCTAGGTCTGCAAGAATTGGTGATGACGAAGATGAGAGTTTCcatgaagatgaaaaagatGAGGATGATATgtatgatgaagatgattaTACAGATGAAGACGAACAGCTTTTGGCTAATAATCCTGAACGAGAACGGAGAAGGCAAGATAGAAATTTTGTGGTTCAAGACCAAGATTCAGATGACAATTACGATTATTCTACAAGGCGTTCCTCAAGAAGATCCACTAGAATATCAGGTAGAAGATCTACACGAAATAGTAAGAGGAAATCTGCTCAAAGCAATTCAACTTCACCACCTCCTCTTAGGAATTTGAGAAGTAGGACTGTACGGTACGATACTTCTAATAACGCAAATAATGGTTATATTGAATCAGATAATGGGAATGGTGAAGTATTATCCTTACAAGAAGAGTTAAGAGATTTAAGAAGTGATGATCCACCGCAAACTGAAAAAAGATTCTTGAGAGAAAGAACAAAGCACATAGATTATACATTACCTCCTCCATTACCAGATCCATCTTCTACAAATTATAACTCCACCATTTTAAATACCTCATTCAGAAATACAGCTGCTAGAAATTCTCCAAAGAAAAGACCTTTGGGCAATACAGGTCCGTTAAGACGATTATTTCCCACAGGTGGTCCATTTGGTGGTAATGACGTTATAACGGTATTTGGtaaaaatactaatttttattaccaAAATTCGAATGGTGTATTTAATTCTCTTTTGAAGGAAAATGAGAAATCAACAACAGACTCATTCgatcaaaatataaatgcTTCTTTACAATCTAACTCGCTTACATCCCAACAACCATCATCTGCCGCTGGTGCTGGTGCTGGTGCCGGTGCAATCACATCTGCCAATATTTCCATCTTTAATCAGCCAACTTTAGCTACCCCAACAAATATCCCAGGTCAAattaccaataataataataataacactaATAAAAGAATGTTTGATTCTGATTCTtctgatgatgaaattcTACCATTTGGCACAAAATCTACAAAAAACTCAAACACATCAtctttaaacaaaaaaaagaaaaagaaaccTGAAATTGCTGATTTGGATCCACTAGGTGTGGATATGAATATCAATTTCGATGATGTTGGTGGACTGGATAACTATATTGATCAACTAAAAGAAATGGTATCTTTGCCTCTATTATATCCCGAATTATATCAAAACTTTAATATCTCTCCGCCCAGGGGTGTTTTATTCCATGGTCCTCCTGGGACTGGTAAAACATTAATGGCTCGTGCTTTAGCAGCAAGCTGTTCATCAGACGATAGAAAAATTACTTTCTTTATGAGAAAAGGTGCtgatattttatcaaaatgGGTTGGGGAAGCTGAAAGACAATTACGTTTGCTATTTGAAGAAGCAAAGAAAAATCAGCCatctataattttttttgatgaaATAGATGGTTTAGCGCCTGTAAGATCTTCCAAGCAGGAACAAATCCATGCAAGTATTGTGTCAACATTATTAGCTTTAATGGATGGTATGGATAATAGAGGGCAAGTTATCGTAATAGGTGCCACTAACAGGCCAGATGCAGTTGATCCAGCTTTAAGAAGACCTGGTAGATTTGATAGAGAATTTTATTTCCCGTTACCTGATTTAGAAGCTCGTGAAAAAATCATTGGAATTCATACCAAGAAATGGAATCCACCTTTATCTTCAGAATTTCGAAAAACATTAGCAAGATTAACCAAGGGATTTGGTGGTGCTGATTTAAGAGCCTTGTGTACAGATGCAGTATTAATTTCTATTCAGCGGCAATATCCACAAATTTATagatcaaataaaaaattaaaaattgatcCAACCTCTGTTaagattaatattaatgacTTTATGATAGcattggaaaaattaattccaTCATCAGCTAGATCTACAGGTGATATTACACAGCCACTTCCTCAGTCTATTGAACCGTTGTTGGATAAACAATTTGGAGAAATAAAACTTATAATCGATAAAATATTGCCACAAGATTTAATTAAggcaaaaaatttaaattcaaattcattaattcaACAATTTATTGACTATGAAGAATATGTAGACtctgatgatgatgactTAATAAAtggaaataattttaaggATAAAAAAGTACTTGATGAGAATGATAAAGTGTTTATTAAGCATAAACTTTTAAAGAGAATATCCGATTCCAGAATTTTTAAACCAAACTTATTGATTATTGGCCCTCCAGGGAATGGTCAGCAATATATTGGATCAGcaatattaaatcatttagaGCATTTCAATACCCAAACCCTAGATATTGCATCTGTTCTTTCCGATAGTTTAAAAACTATGGAAGCTGTAGTTACTCAATGTTTTGTTGAAGCAAGAAAAAGACAACCATCTGCAATATTTATTCCAAATATCGATATATGGTGTAATAGTGTCTCAATTAATGTTATTATGACACTCGTATCACTTTTTAGGAGTTTACAAAGTAAcgaaaaaattcttttgattGGAATTGCAGAAGGcaataattattatgatgatcataataatattttggcCGATACAAATGATAGcgataatgataaattttcttcaattactaggaaaatttctaaaaaacaaaatatctTGCAAATGTTTCAAGATCCTGAAGTAGCAAATAAGTTAGCATTACTTGATTTCGGTActaatatttcatttgtcCATCGTCCTGAATTAtcacaaagaaaaaaattcttcgaGTCGCTCTCTGATATACTTACAATGAAACCAACTCAATTTaatgaaagaattaaacGTAGAAAGCCATTACCAAACTTGCCGTTAGCAAGCGATGATGATATAGATGCTTTAAACGGTACTAGTTCCTCCCTAACAAAAGATGAGAAGATTAGAAGTTATTTAAAAAGCTACCAGCATCAAGatatgaaattaaaaaatgttttaaaaattaaattatctggtttaatggatttatttaaaaataggtacaaaagatttagaaaacCACCTATTGATGATgcattattaattcatttgttTGAACCCGAAATTTACGCTAATACTGATATTCAACCCGAATATGTTAAAGATGGTAATATGATTTTAGAGGTTTCCACTggaagaaaattttttaatatggATTTAGATGTTATTGAAGAAAGATTATGGAATGGATTTTATTCCGAACCGAGAcaatttttgaaagataTTGAGATGATTTACTATGATGCCAATGTAATTGGTGAAAGGGAAAGAACAATCAAAGCCTCTGAAATGTTTGCAAATGCTCAAATGGGGATTGAAGATATCTCGATTCCAGAATTCATTAAGGAATGTAAAGCTACAAATAAAAGAGATTTGCTGAGACAAGAaatgtttttaaaagatgaacAAATAAGGCTGGCAAATGAACAAGATACAACTAAAGATCTAGTAGCAGCTGAAGCTAAAGATTTGTCAAGTAGTAATGATTTTCTTCCTGGTAATGAGAGTATTGTGCCTCATGTTGAAGCACCAGCTACTGCAGAACTTGAAGTGGGTGCTGGAAATCAACTTCAAACTCAATTACAAATTGTTGGTGATGAAAACATTAGAGCAACTGCTGGCCTGGACACTACACTACAAACATCTGAGCTGGATCCTGTTGAAACTAAGGAAATGCACATTCCAGCTGacgataataatgaaaatgcaTTGAGCCAGGAAGCCCCGGTATCAAATAAAGCCACAGCTATCTCAAGTATTTTGAATGAAACATCAAGTCCTAGGGGAAGTTTTACAGATAAGTCCATCCAATCTACTTCAGAGGAAACTCCGATTAGTAATAAGCAGGATACTGATATTcttaatgaagaagaggTAGTAGAAAAGGTTGAAAAAGACCTGcatgtatatattttagaCGAACAAAAAATGAACAAGATTATTggtgaaattattaaacaaacTAAAGGTTTTACTGTATCAGAATTAGAATCCTTATATTCTGAATTAGTAGAAATAGTTTGGAATGATAGATTAAATTGGGACAAAACGGAGACCTTGGAAAAGTTGttagaatatatttaa
- the HER2 gene encoding glutamyl-tRNA(Gln) amidotransferase subunit HER2 (similar to Saccharomyces cerevisiae YMR293C; ancestral locus Anc_5.33) yields the protein MPLNNNAYNAFISLAKNTDNLISKTPLITVAIKDNIATKQLPTTCASKILSNYTSPFEATVVRQLIDAKRYSLVGTTNMDEFAMGSTGLHSIYGPTINPLLEDRVPGGSSSGSAASVSSTEAMLSLGTDTGGSVRLPAAYTSTLGFKPSYGRLSRHGVVAFAQSLDTVGLFATDINILKQAFMDLDKYDPKDPTSMADIYREKLNKSNKKRDPNQPIKIGIPVNLCSGLSSTVKDAFINWINTNLLSNTKIKVEIYPLYMEILNMCLPVYYTLAPSEAVSNLARFDGIRFGSRKSTLEATRSLFGDEVKDRLILGNYNLCQDSFHDTYMKALKLRVQIIDEFDSIFTMQNVYTDSKGNSDGLDYIISPTNSDLPSKVADTKKGNNNVKEYIADILTVPASLAGLPALNIPSANKGIGIHLLGQFGDDHGILNFANSVY from the coding sequence ATGccattgaataataatgcatATAATGCGTTTATTTCTTTAGCTAAAAATACTGATAATCTAATATCTAAAACACCATTAATTACAGTGGctattaaagataatattgCTACAAAACAACTCCCGACGACATGTGCATCGAAAATATTGTCTAATTATACGTCTCCATTTGAAGCTACAGTAGTTAGGCAATTAATAGATGCTAAAAGATATTCATTAGTAGGTACAACCAATATGGATGAATTTGCTATGGGTTCAACTGGTCTACATTCAATTTATGGCCCTACTATAAATCCCTTATTGGAAGATCGTGTTCCAGGTGGCTCCTCATCTGGATCTGCTGCATCAGTTAGTAGTACTGAAGCTATGCTTTCTCTTGGTACAGACACTGGCGGCTCTGTTCGTCTTCCTGCTGCCTATACGTCTACTCTAGGCTTCAAACCTTCTTACGGGAGGTTATCTAGACATGGGGTAGTTGCTTTCGCCCAATCTTTAGACACAGTTGGTCTTTTTGCAACAGATATTaacattttaaaacaaGCATTTATGGACCTTGATAAGTACGACCCTAAAGATCCAACCTCTATGGCAGATATATATcgtgaaaaattaaataagtctaataaaaaaagagacCCCAATCAACCTATTAAGATTGGGATACCAGTAAATCTTTGCTCAGGATTATCTTCCACTGTGAAGGACgcttttattaattggatCAATACAAacttattatcaaatactaaaataaaagtcGAAATCTATCCACTCTACATGGAAATCTTAAATATGTGTCTACCAGTTTATTATACTTTAGCACCATCTGAAGCAGTTTCAAATCTAGCACGGTTTGATGGTATTCGCTTTGGTTCAAGGAAGAGCACATTAGAAGCTACGAGGTCATTATTTGGTGATGAGGTGAAGGATCGGTTAATATTAGGAAATTATAACCTATGCCAGGATAGTTTTCATGACACTTATATGAAGGCATTAAAACTGCGTGTTCAGATcattgatgaatttgattcaatttttaCAATGCAGAATGTGTATACTGATTCTAAGGGTAATTCTGATGGTCtagattatattatatCTCCTACTAATTCCGATTTACCCTCCAAAGTTGCAGATACGAAAaaaggtaataataatgttaaagaatatattgcTGATATACTCACCGTTCCCGCATCATTGGCAGGGCTGCCTGCTTTGAATATACCCAGTGCGAATAAAGGCATAGGTATTCATTTACTTGGCCAATTTGGGGACGATCATGGTATCCTGAACTTCGCAAATTCAGTTTACTGA
- the JNM1 gene encoding Jnm1p (similar to Saccharomyces cerevisiae JNM1 (YMR294W); ancestral locus Anc_5.32), translated as MDLKEDLGGLDVNSRDVWEIEPSKDEKFSSNFEDKRDIDHVLQVKTPTVLETSKLIEEASINSKNGALGKKKTLKDHKPLSAKDLERVLESLNINNNLDKLKLQSLNQLTGSEDVVKLPNIQLDTASTIRLLNLESRITRLEKIVGHPNTNENVPNYPLVSQINSISRQLSIITQSDSIQNLQDNLNDLKSLNINNEENVNPKIIRLYEFYISTLPIKNYLPKLINQINYLSTILTDYNNSKHIVVELDSKINTISDMIKSWSSTIDKISTKLDLLNANLVTLIKEISSGKE; from the coding sequence ATGGATCTTAAAGAAGATTTAGGGGGGTTAGATGTTAATTCTCGTGACGTTTGGGAGATCGAACCTtctaaagatgaaaaatttagttCAAATTTCGAAGATAAAAGAGATATTGATCATGTCTTACAAGTAAAGACACCAACTGTGTTGGAGacttcaaaattaatagaagAAGCTTCTATTAACTCTAAAAATGGTGCATTgggcaaaaaaaaaacattaaaaGATCACAAACCTTTAAGCGCGAAAGATTTGGAGCGTGTATTAGAATCattgaatattaataataatcttgaCAAACTAAAGTTGCAAAGCCTTAATCAATTAACTGGATCAGAAGATGTTGTAAAACTACCAAATATTCAACTAGATACTGCTTCTACGATAagattattgaatttagaATCGCGTATTACAAGATTAGAGAAAATAGTTGGACATCCAAatactaatgaaaatgttcCGAATTATCCATTAGTAAGtcaaataaattctatttctaGACAATTATCTATAATTACTCAAAGTGACTCAATTCAAAACTTACAAGATAACCTTAATGACCTTAAATCACTTAATATTAACAATGAAGAAAACGTAAatccaaaaataattcGCTTGTatgaattttatatatCAACATTGCCAATTAAGAACTATTTGCCAAAGTTAATCAAccaaattaattatttgtcGACAATTTTAACCGATTATAATAACTCTAAGCATATAGTGGTCGAACTAGATTCTAAAATCAATACCATTAGTGATATGATTAAGAGCTGGTCGTCTACAATAGATAAAATTTCTACAAAATTGGATCTATTAAATGCTAACCTAGTCACactaataaaagaaataagcTCGGGAAAAGAATGA